One Epidermidibacterium keratini DNA segment encodes these proteins:
- a CDS encoding DUF2017 family protein, with the protein MRHFRVKRGQIVMSFKPFEADLLIEFFGQVRALLLERAAEIGQSTAYAEDPSDETALLAALESSMRPVPPPTDAVLARLLPSGRRDVAPSSGESAVEFRRFTESDLRERKVQDATTAENLMRDAQEISLDDAQVLLRALNDVRLSLGTRLDVDEETPYPRKITTDHDQALAIYFWTGGVQEQLLDALMSIDEDV; encoded by the coding sequence ATGAGGCATTTTCGCGTCAAGCGCGGGCAGATCGTGATGTCCTTCAAGCCGTTCGAGGCCGACCTGCTGATCGAGTTCTTCGGCCAGGTGCGCGCCCTGCTGCTGGAGCGAGCGGCCGAGATCGGGCAGTCCACGGCGTACGCCGAGGATCCCAGCGACGAGACGGCGCTGCTGGCCGCGCTCGAGTCGTCCATGCGACCGGTGCCGCCGCCGACCGACGCCGTGCTGGCGCGGCTGCTGCCCAGCGGGCGTCGTGATGTGGCGCCGAGCTCGGGCGAGAGCGCGGTGGAGTTTCGCCGTTTTACCGAGTCAGACCTGCGAGAGCGCAAGGTACAGGACGCCACCACCGCCGAAAACCTGATGCGTGATGCGCAGGAGATCAGCCTCGACGACGCACAGGTGCTGCTGCGGGCGCTGAACGACGTGCGGCTCAGCCTGGGCACTCGACTGGACGTCGATGAGGAGACGCCGTACCCCCGCAAGATCACCACCGATCACGACCAGGCGCTGGCGATCTATTTCTGGACCGGGGGAGTGCAGGAGCAGCTGCTCGATGCGTTGATGAGCATCGACGAGGACGTCTAG
- the clpS gene encoding ATP-dependent Clp protease adapter ClpS: MSVPQAATARPEHLEKDEAEIAEAHATQWVTIVWNDPVNLMTYVTYVFKKLFGYDDQKATKLMLDVHHEGKAVVTTGTREAMEHDTARLHAAGLWATFQPA, translated from the coding sequence ATGTCCGTCCCGCAGGCCGCCACCGCCCGGCCCGAACACCTCGAGAAGGACGAAGCCGAGATCGCCGAGGCCCACGCAACGCAGTGGGTCACGATCGTCTGGAACGACCCGGTCAACCTCATGACCTACGTGACCTACGTCTTTAAGAAGCTGTTTGGCTACGACGACCAAAAGGCCACCAAGCTGATGCTCGACGTGCACCACGAAGGCAAAGCCGTCGTCACCACCGGCACTCGCGAGGCGATGGAACATGACACCGCCCGGCTGCACGCTGCCGGGCTCTGGGCGACCTTCCAGCCGGCGTGA
- a CDS encoding nicotinate phosphoribosyltransferase: MSDPRPGLSTAFFTDHYELTMLNAALRDGTADRPCVFEAFARRLPEGRRYGVVGGTGRLIEELERFRFSDDELRFLRDNQVVDADTIAWLERYTFSGDILGYREGELYFPESPILTVRASFAEGVILETLILSILNHDSAIASAAARMISAAQGRPCIEMGSRRTHEEAAVASARAAYLAGFTSTSNLEAGRRHGVPTAGTAAHAFTLLHDSELDAFRSQVDAFGPGTSLLVDTYDVMDGIRNAVAAAGPELGAIRLDSGDLGELAKEARELLDSLGATKTRIIVTSDLDEYAIASLLAAPVDGYGVGTSLVTGSGAPTAGMVYKIVERDGVPVAKKSSGKGSVGGQKTAVRRHSTTGKMTEEVAVIGGEPTPEERDLVLQVPYVQDGEFLPRASLNETRDYHAQQMKTLPREALKLLRGCPILDVDVQYAKGQPA, translated from the coding sequence ATGAGCGATCCGCGCCCCGGCCTCTCTACGGCGTTCTTCACCGACCACTATGAGCTGACGATGCTGAACGCGGCGTTACGCGACGGCACCGCCGACCGGCCGTGCGTGTTCGAGGCCTTCGCGCGTCGGCTGCCCGAGGGCCGGCGGTACGGCGTCGTCGGCGGCACCGGCCGGTTGATCGAGGAGCTCGAGCGCTTCCGGTTCAGCGACGACGAGCTGCGCTTCTTGCGCGATAACCAGGTCGTCGATGCCGACACCATCGCCTGGCTGGAGCGCTACACGTTCTCCGGCGACATCCTCGGCTACCGCGAGGGCGAGCTTTACTTCCCCGAGTCGCCGATCCTGACGGTGCGCGCGAGCTTTGCCGAGGGCGTGATCCTCGAGACGCTGATCCTGTCGATCCTCAACCACGACTCGGCGATCGCCAGTGCCGCGGCCCGCATGATCAGCGCCGCGCAGGGCCGCCCCTGCATTGAGATGGGATCGCGGCGCACCCACGAGGAGGCAGCGGTCGCGAGCGCGCGGGCGGCGTACCTCGCCGGCTTCACCTCGACCTCCAACCTCGAAGCCGGGCGGCGGCACGGCGTACCCACCGCCGGCACCGCAGCACACGCGTTTACCTTGCTACACGACTCCGAGCTCGATGCGTTCCGCTCGCAGGTCGATGCGTTTGGGCCGGGTACGTCGCTGCTGGTCGACACCTATGACGTGATGGACGGGATCCGCAACGCGGTCGCCGCGGCCGGGCCCGAGCTGGGCGCGATCCGCCTGGACTCCGGCGATCTCGGCGAGCTCGCCAAGGAGGCGCGCGAGCTGCTGGACTCACTCGGCGCGACCAAGACCCGGATCATCGTCACCAGCGACCTCGACGAATACGCGATCGCGAGCCTGCTCGCCGCGCCCGTCGACGGCTACGGCGTGGGTACGTCGCTGGTGACCGGCAGCGGGGCGCCGACCGCCGGGATGGTCTACAAGATCGTCGAGCGTGACGGCGTACCGGTGGCAAAGAAGTCGTCGGGCAAGGGCAGCGTCGGTGGCCAGAAAACCGCCGTACGCCGGCATTCCACGACCGGCAAGATGACCGAGGAGGTCGCGGTGATCGGCGGCGAACCGACGCCCGAGGAGCGCGATCTCGTGCTGCAGGTGCCGTATGTGCAGGACGGCGAGTTCCTGCCGCGCGCCAGCCTGAACGAGACCCGCGACTATCACGCGCAGCAGATGAAGACGCTGCCGCGCGAGGCGTTGAAGCTGCTGCGCGGTTGCCCGATCCTCGACGTCGACGTGCAGTACGCGAAGGGACAGCCAGCATGA
- a CDS encoding isochorismatase family protein → MSAPAGKSALIVVDVQNDFTEGGALGVTGGAQVAADVTSYVAEHAGDYDYVVATRDMHIDPGSHFSDSPDFVDSWPVHCVVGTGGAEFHPDLKLARVDAIFDKGNYEAAYSGFEGSTDGVPLAQWLRERDVQTVDVVGIATDYCVRATALDAVREGLGTRVLVELTAGVAPESTQRSLEEFAEAGITVVR, encoded by the coding sequence ATGAGCGCACCAGCCGGCAAGAGCGCGTTGATCGTGGTCGACGTGCAAAACGACTTCACCGAAGGGGGCGCCCTCGGCGTGACCGGTGGCGCGCAGGTCGCGGCCGATGTCACGTCGTACGTCGCCGAACACGCAGGCGACTACGACTACGTCGTGGCGACGCGCGATATGCACATCGATCCCGGCTCGCACTTCAGCGACTCCCCCGACTTCGTCGACTCCTGGCCGGTGCACTGCGTGGTCGGGACCGGGGGCGCTGAGTTTCATCCAGACCTGAAACTGGCGCGCGTCGACGCGATCTTCGACAAGGGCAACTACGAGGCGGCGTACTCCGGCTTCGAGGGCTCGACCGACGGCGTACCGCTGGCGCAGTGGCTGCGTGAGCGCGACGTGCAGACCGTCGACGTGGTCGGGATCGCGACCGACTATTGCGTCCGGGCGACCGCGCTCGACGCGGTGCGCGAGGGCCTCGGCACGCGGGTGCTGGTCGAGCTGACCGCCGGGGTCGCGCCGGAGTCGACGCAGCGGTCACTGGAGGAGTTTGCCGAGGCCGGGATCACGGTCGTCCGCTAG
- a CDS encoding PH domain-containing protein: protein MSDASSAPGHTATDVDWDEVRRTGQRVHPLTPIVRGLVVVVAIAGAVVNGLLSRTFELSALWQALILGAVLVGGFVAGFMSWRHTAYLLDDGAFRLRSGWLVRSRRSLAYRMIQSATIAQPLVARLLGLASVQLNVTGSMLGLTVAYLRRADAERLRDDLLQRARTSGAPVGEAPADRRDDAYPADDEPAPDEWVDDESAGLELVRHSPARVIGAGLISTALLFSVLGVTAAAIDIFVISGDGPSVRTFIALIGGFGPLATFVATYWGLRVSTSSAGLRVSRGLTALQHDLIAPGKVQGVQLSRPVLWRLRGLVKIELVVASGLRAAPVVVLAAGTAAEARALMSRLDPSFDVEGAAITPAARRARYARPVGWRRLRYGATADALVVRRGWLTERTTIVRHSSIEAMWLRRGPWQRLLGLASVEVATAFTRVTIAHLALTDAQQLVRTELTALYRTRRESSLADDRDPGLGKLLQ, encoded by the coding sequence GTGAGCGACGCGTCCTCCGCGCCCGGCCACACTGCGACGGACGTCGACTGGGATGAGGTACGACGCACCGGTCAGCGGGTGCATCCGCTCACCCCGATCGTGCGAGGGCTCGTGGTGGTCGTCGCGATCGCCGGTGCTGTGGTCAACGGCCTGCTGTCGCGCACCTTCGAGCTGTCGGCGTTGTGGCAGGCGTTGATCCTGGGGGCGGTCCTGGTCGGGGGATTCGTTGCGGGCTTCATGTCGTGGCGGCATACCGCTTATCTCCTCGACGACGGCGCGTTCCGGCTGCGCAGCGGCTGGCTGGTGCGGTCACGGCGTTCGCTGGCCTACCGGATGATCCAGTCCGCGACGATCGCGCAGCCGCTAGTCGCACGCCTGTTGGGGCTCGCGTCGGTGCAGCTCAACGTCACCGGCTCGATGCTCGGGCTCACGGTCGCCTATTTGCGGAGAGCGGATGCCGAGCGGCTGCGTGATGATCTGCTGCAGCGAGCGCGCACCTCTGGAGCACCTGTCGGCGAGGCGCCTGCGGACCGCCGCGACGACGCATACCCCGCGGACGACGAGCCGGCCCCAGATGAGTGGGTAGACGACGAGTCGGCCGGGCTCGAGCTCGTGCGTCATTCACCGGCGCGCGTTATCGGCGCGGGGCTGATCTCGACCGCGCTGCTGTTTAGCGTCCTCGGCGTCACGGCCGCCGCGATCGATATCTTCGTGATCTCCGGCGACGGTCCGAGCGTGCGCACCTTTATCGCGCTCATCGGCGGGTTCGGCCCGCTCGCCACCTTCGTCGCGACGTACTGGGGGCTTCGGGTCAGCACCTCCAGCGCGGGCCTGCGGGTGTCGCGCGGGCTGACCGCGCTGCAGCACGACCTGATCGCGCCGGGCAAGGTCCAGGGGGTGCAGCTCTCGCGTCCGGTGCTCTGGCGACTTCGCGGGCTGGTGAAGATCGAGCTCGTCGTGGCAAGCGGGCTGCGGGCGGCACCGGTCGTCGTACTCGCCGCCGGGACTGCTGCGGAGGCACGTGCGCTCATGTCGCGCCTCGACCCGAGCTTCGACGTCGAGGGCGCGGCGATCACGCCCGCTGCCCGCAGGGCTCGCTACGCGCGGCCGGTGGGCTGGCGCCGGCTGCGGTACGGCGCCACGGCCGACGCCCTGGTCGTGCGACGCGGGTGGCTCACCGAGCGGACGACGATCGTGCGGCACTCCAGCATTGAGGCCATGTGGCTGCGGCGCGGCCCCTGGCAGCGGCTGCTTGGGCTGGCCAGCGTCGAGGTCGCAACGGCTTTTACCCGAGTGACGATCGCTCACCTTGCGCTGACTGACGCGCAGCAGCTGGTGCGTACCGAGTTGACGGCGCTCTATCGCACCCGCCGAGAGTCGTCGCTAGCGGACGACCGTGATCCCGGCCTCGGCAAACTCCTCCAGTGA
- a CDS encoding PH domain-containing protein yields MRWAAALRMGVLVGAAIGLAGAGVLWLGGLRWVALAVAGLVVLVAIWRGTVAGRLRRATAYAESSDELWVRNGLLVRTVAVVPYGRLQSAVVTDGPWLRRYGLANVSITTAGMGGSSEVKGLTRMDAEALMGRLVERAKTLQWTQ; encoded by the coding sequence GTGCGGTGGGCCGCGGCGCTGCGCATGGGAGTGCTCGTCGGAGCGGCCATTGGGCTCGCGGGCGCGGGGGTGCTCTGGCTCGGTGGGCTGCGCTGGGTTGCTCTTGCCGTCGCCGGGCTCGTCGTACTCGTCGCGATCTGGCGGGGGACGGTTGCCGGCCGGCTGCGCCGCGCCACGGCGTACGCCGAATCCAGCGACGAGCTGTGGGTGCGCAACGGGCTGCTCGTGCGCACGGTCGCGGTGGTTCCGTACGGGCGGCTGCAGTCGGCGGTCGTCACCGACGGGCCCTGGCTGCGACGCTACGGGCTGGCCAACGTCAGCATCACCACCGCGGGCATGGGCGGTTCCTCGGAGGTCAAGGGACTCACACGTATGGACGCCGAGGCGTTGATGGGCCGGCTTGTGGAGCGCGCCAAGACGCTGCAGTGGACGCAGTGA